A single region of the Amphiprion ocellaris isolate individual 3 ecotype Okinawa chromosome 4, ASM2253959v1, whole genome shotgun sequence genome encodes:
- the LOC111581803 gene encoding uncharacterized protein LOC111581803 — translation MSCKQKLGISLFLFIYFYTSLPCYSVSSAEWEDDFTASSGWERIKEDTDAQHGKWHFIEQVVRSSNLRKSKPPGLQKLLLGPAASTKDPLPYFSLPKLYGSGSSFASSSLSWTVGNVSLEPRSKDGDGYQADFADFLRVQGKVLGLPSDSSPYFSEWQAMKPLVECYDDFMTFTATGQEFTHLLVDRAVASPISVFQLPPYCGYSVRTSWSSLEMMVPYDACYITQENGSYVLPMLMSGSPLKLSCPMQMPSPTPLFSLSAPLVFCSPYGMAVQIHGQEQDLPVLGVVVNGAWSPFESEQCADRVDSQSQPFTFFISFGAPCITSADDLHLQFILDDQEYVLSCPLSPHFPYIPSTPSSPADPQFPFILDPISPASPPPPQPPTEQPNARLPDYPHYSYPGFQYAHLPQFLPPGPQPARPTPVSPDSPPGHQQQVLHPTWPDKLPYSLHYQPPVIIQATPAPNPTPMQDPYPHQVPKLPVGPPQFPFGLHYPYMHFLYPAVTPAPTTTTTTTAPPVTQPPKPPPSPYYPFYFLHLSYYPTEPVAQAPTPLPPSPPKHPESPHYHLSAFYPAVSYSSYYPYWPISYPELSASPPATAPPPSPTTSTATQSPSNPSGQFYFQRPFYYQPPTPLPPHKEEPARPTCPPYAHTFCSYYSYSYYPYYNTLYPPHHSPVYPPVPQYPGVQPPLTTHMPPTTPSPTPSTTSFTSPAWPAPQSPQLQCVTGRMVAFLPFAHPDSIEVRDQKQTWLSLSRVSPLCGYMLQMAKGSGVILHSPLPACHSQLRTPTTVSLPLRFWDLSTAHYRTLELQCPYQIPPEYPTTVTPPPSPTPLSATKGKINPSVVPKTKVFCSSHQMTVELPSGPISGIVVKDIKGNQMKLQEAPEHCGYSASKGKDGKIHLSFQLHSRCHMSVQGKMYIITVAYLTLKGRKEAQFSCPVLNPGSRQECNLPSDQRLPCGSGSVSQPQCLSMGCCFNKHPPACYYPMDECTIDRHFVFSVPAALTEPPLSPAMLVAASNSTCKPERVTSDYALFKIPMDGCGTRRVVVGKTVVYMVEVINKVQTISLNYGTITRDSPVRLLVECRFMPGALLTVSYVVKSPSLGPEIHTQGVFGVQLRISKDAHYSSYYPQYHQPMQMLLGKPLYLEVRLLNSPDPSLVLLVHYCVAYPRSGKAVWVLLYNGCPNPYDPAQLQAVVSNQQPTSPQSQTRRFTIRTFQFLPDGEFKDPDEEIYFMCSTEICSPRDGPCVEGCFGH, via the exons ATGTCTTGCAAACAGAAACTAGgaataagtttatttttatttatttatttttacacgTCTCTACCTTGCTATTCGGTGAGTTCAGCGGAGTGGGAAGATGATTTCACAGCCTCCAGCGGGTGGGAAAGGATTAAAGAAGACACGGACGCGCAGCACGGAAAATGGCACTTTATTGAACAGGTTGTCCGGAGCTCGAATCTGCGTAAATCCAAGCCGCCGGGTCTCCAAAAGCTCCTGCTTGGACCCGCTGCCTCTACCAAAGACCCCCTCCCATATTTTAGTTTACCAAAGCTTTATGGAAGCGGCAGCAGCTTTGCATCCAGCAGCTTGTCCTGGACTGTTGGTAATGTCAGCCTGGAGCCAAGATCCAAGGATGGAGATGGATATCAAGCAGATTTTGCAG atttCCTCAGAGTCCAGGGGAAGGTTTTGGGCCTACCATCTGACTCCAGTCCATATTTCTCTGAGTGGCAGGCTATGAAGCCTTTAGTGGAGTGTTACGATGATTTCATGACCTTCACTGCCACTGGTCAAGAATTCACACACCTGTTAGTGGACAGAG CGGTAGCCTCTCCCATCTCGGTCTTCCAGCTGCCTCCATACTGTGGTTACTCAGTGAGGACATCATGGAGCAGCCTGGAGATGATGGTGCCATATGATGCATGTTACATCACTCAGGAG aACGGCAGCTACGTTCTGCCCATGCTAATGTCGGGCAGCCCACTGAAGCTCTCCTGCCCGATGCAGATGCCCTCTCCTACCCCGCTGTTCTCCCTTTCTGCCCCTCTAGTATTCTGCTCCCCCTATGGCATGGCTGTGCAGATACATGGACAGGAGCAGGATTTACCAGTGCTGGGAGTTGTAG TAAATGGAGCTTGGAGTCCATTTGAATCTGAACAGTGTGCGGATCGCGTCGACTCTCAGTCTCAGCCATTTACCTTCTTCATCTCCTTTGGTGCACCATGTATCACTAGTGCa gatgaCCTTCATCTCCAGTTTATACTAGACGATCAAGAATATGTTCTCTCCTGTCCCCTCAGCCCTCACTTCCCCTACATCCCCTCTACACCTTCGTCTCCTGCCGACCCTCAGTTTCCCTTCATCCTAGATCCCATCAGCCCTGCttcccctccccctcctcagCCTCCAACAGAGCAGCCAAATGCACGACTACCAGACTACCCCCACTACTCCTACCCTGGGTTCCAGTATGCCCACCTGCCCCAATTCCTCCCTCCTGGTCCACAGCCTGCACGTCCAACTCCTGTCAGCCCTGATAGTCCTCCTGGACACCAGCAGCAGGTCCTCCACCCCACATGGCCTGACAAGCTGCCCTACTCTCTTCATTACCAGCCTCCTGTCATAATACAAGCTACACCTGCCCCAAATCCTACCCCAATGCAGGATCCTTATCCCCATCAGGTTCCTAAATTACCCGTTGGCCCTCCTCAGTTTCCGTTTGGTCTGCATTACCCCTACATGCATTTCTTGTACCCTGCAGTGACCCCAGCTCCAAcaaccactactactactactgctccTCCAGTTACCCAACCACCTAAACCGCCACCAAGTCCCTATTACCCTTTCTACTTCCTTCATTTATCTTACTATCCTACAGAACCAGTGGCCCAAGCACCCactcctctccctccatctccaccGAAACACCCCGAGAGTCCACACTATCATCTCAGCGCATTTTATCCAGCCGTTTCTTACAGCTCTTACTATCCTTACTGGCCAATTTCCTACCCTGAACTTTCTGCTTCACCTCCTGCAACTGCTCCACCGCCTAGCCCTACAACATCTACCGCTACTCAAAGTCCAAGCAACCCCTCTGGACAGTTTTACTTCCAAAGACCTTTTTACTACCAACCACCCACACCTCTGCCACCTCACAAAGAGGAACCTGCACGACCCACCTGTCCACCGTACGCTCACACCTTTTGTAGCTATTACTCCTATTCTTATTATCCTTATTATAATACTCTCTACCCGCCACACCACAGTCCAGTTTACCCCCCTGTGCCCCAGTATCCAGGTGTACAACCACCACTGACAACACATATGCCCCCCACGACGCCTTCTCCAACTCCCTCCACAACAAGTTTCACATCCCCAGCTTGGCCCGCTCCACAGTCTCCCCAACTCCAGTGTGTGACGGGGAGGATGGTTGCCTTCCTGCCTTTCGCTCACCCAGACTCCATCGAGGTCAGAG accaaaaacagacatggCTGTCcctgtccagagtgtctccACTGTGTGGGTACATGCTACAGATGGCTAAGGGCTCTGGGGTAATCCTCCACTCTCCTCTGCCTGCCTGTCACAGCCAGTTACGG ACTCCCACGACCGTTTCCTTACCTCTAAGGTTTTGGGACCTCTCCACAGCGCACTATAGGACTCTGGAACTGCAATGCCCATATCAAATTCCCCCTGAATATCCAACAACGGTCACCCCACCCCCTTCCCCGACCCCACTGAGCGCCACCAAGGGCAAGATCAACCCGTCTGTTGTCCCAAAGACTAAAGTCTTCTGCTCCTCTCATCAGATGACTGTAGAGCTTCCCTCCGGTCCCATTTCAGGAATAGTTGTAAAAG acATCAAGGGGAACCAGATGAAGCTCCAGGAAGCCCCAGAGCACTGTGGGTATTCTGCAAGCAAAGGCAAAGATGGCAAAATACATTTGAGTTTCCAGTTGCACTCGCGCTGTCATATGAGTGTGCAG GGTAAAATGTACATCATCACTGTCGCCTACCTCACACTAAAAGGGAGAAAGGAGGCTCAGTTTTCCTGCCCAGTTCTCAACCCTGGGTCCAGGCAAG AGTGCAACCTTCCTAGCGACCAGCGTCTCCCCTGCGGATCGGGCTCTGTGTCCCAGCCACAGTGCCTCTCCATGGGCTGCTGCTTCAACAAGCACCCCCCTGCCTGCTACTACCCCATGGACG AGTGCACTATTGACCGCCACTTTGTCTTCTCTGTGCCCGCCGCCCTCACCGAGCCCCCTCTTTCCCCCGCCATGCTCGTCGCTGCCAGCAACTCTACCTGCAAACCCGAGAGAGTCACTTCTGACTACGCGTTGTTCAAGATCCCGATGGACGGCTGTGGGACGCGCAGAGTG GTGGTGGGGAAAACTGTAGTCTATATGGTGGAGGTCATCAACAAGGTTCAAACAATCAGCCTCAACTATGGCACCATCACAAGAGACTCTCCTGTCAG ATTGTTGGTGGAGTGCAGGTTCATGCCAGGAGCGCTACTGACTGTGAGCTATGTGGTCAAAAGTCCCTCTCTTGGTCCTGAAATTCACACACAGGGGGTGTTTGGAGTCCAGCTCAGGATTTCCAAAG ATGCCCATTACAGCAGCTACTACCCACAGTATCACCAGCCCATGCAGATGTTGCTGGGGAAACCTCTCTATCTGGAAGTGCGGCTCCTCAACTCTCCAGATCCCAGTTTAGTGCTGCTGGTGCACTACTGCGTGGCCTACCCCCGCTCAGGAAAAGCTGTGTGGGTGCTGCTTTACAACGG GTGTCCCAATCCCTATGACCCAGCCCAGCTACAGGCCGTAGTGTCTAACCAGCAGCCAACTTCTCCTCAGAGCCAGACCCGCCGCTTCACCATCAGAACCTTCCAGTTCCTTCCCGATGGTGAGTTCAAGGACCCAGATGAAGAG ATCTACTTCATGTGTTCAACTGAAATCTGCTCGCCCCGTGACGGGCCTTGTGTCGAGGGATGCTTTGGCCACTGA